From the genome of Anopheles funestus chromosome 2RL, idAnoFuneDA-416_04, whole genome shotgun sequence:
agtaaaaaaaaatgtctaccGCCTGTACAGGCTGGATGTTCAACAGCTAAACTACTTCCCTGTTCCAAAGCGTTTGTAGATGACCTTCATATTCGTGGCGTCAAACAATTTTCCCTAGTCGACATATTAAGGCATTTTTTACACGAACCCTGTAACAGAAAACCAATCGATTCTATCTATTCTATGCTCATAGCAATACTTCACACATCTTACTTTTTCAACTAATTCACTTTGGTGTTCTTGTTCCACTcgaacaaacgtttttcaaaCGTGAAAATTCACTTCATTTGTGAGCTTCTATCAATCTACCCTCAGCACGCTGCAACACTATTAATGCGAACGATTTGCAATGGGGAGCTTGGTGGAGGCGCCTTGAAATTCGATCGATGTTGCTCCATGTTCATGCGCAGTTGAAAGAAGCGTGGAAGATAATTGCAAAAGATTGTGACAGATGCTCGAAAAATACgttgaatgaaaaaatgtgtaatgtACATAAATGTGTAACGTAAACCAATACATTTATCagtaattgaataaatttattaaattaatcaaaatccATACAAACACGTTtcaccccgtcactaaacgcttagcaattgtcgcgtttgcgaacgcgattcagatttttttttgctaaactccatataaaaaaaaatgcaaaaagtcgctatacgtgtgttttcagcgaaaaatcgctttTCGAAGCGGGACTTGATGCCACGgaagttttctgtaatggcggccaggatagctcgattttgctggcaataataaggtaaacaaatacattttcaaaaattagatcggttgagtgtcattaaatattgtaaagtttgGAACAAtggattttaaatttttaaaatatgtacGTGTTGtgtataattattgtgaatgtaattattaattttaaacgaGAAGAATGGCagttaattagaaaaaaaactcttcgttaagatttaaaaaaaaaacaaaattctataaatttgaaattctcctgaggcttttttttcgggaaattttgcaaaatttattaattgatttattttaatgcgaatcggttgaaataagtttcttttaactcaaataaagctttaaatgggaaaataataaagaaaaatatataaaaaaaacttaaaaatttgaaattttttgaaggctatagcctaagctttttttgggaaatttatcaaaattttataaattcatttattttaatgtgaatcggttgaaataagtttcttttcactcaaataatgctttaaataaataaaagaataaaaaaaatataataaattctacaaatttgaaaatttcctaaggctatagcctcatccttttattttgggaaatttatcaaaattttataaattcatttattgtaatgcgaattggttgaaataagtttcttttcacactaATAATTGCtgcatttttaatgaatttattactggtATGTTGAACATGGTTCAACAATGTCGGTATAAACAACGCGTTTAACCATCGTGCTAGATAAATATAGCCCACTACATACAGGTGTTCGATATGTTTCGGAAGCTATGTCGGAATCGAAGTTATGATTACCTGAGTATTGATGATACAAAGGTTTTattatgctactcgaagctgcttcTAATTGATGCTATCCAACTTGTAATATTCGATCCCGATTGTATTTTGCCCAGTGTATGATGCGGTGGACAAAAATATCTttgttcacctatttatcttgttgcaatttttttgaataccGGAAAAATTATCACCAGATTTTCCAgcaccaaacacacaagaaaacaaaacggacataTATGCGGCACTGTTAGCAATATCCGTTGTTTGTATCTCAGAAGTCAATGCATATTTTAATGTTAGccactttaaaacaaaaagcaacagaaTTACATATTTTATCATCCTTATTATCCTTAAAATATCCTCTATcatcacattaaaaatattttaaaacaaattgatgTACATAACGGCTTTTATTCACAACGTGTTAGTACTGATGACGAACAACAGATGGTGCAATTGTAGGTAGTTGTATTCGAATTTGttatttggaatgtttttttcttgtttgctttgGAGCTGTCAAACTGACATATGCTTTTCATCAACATTCTGCATTGACAAAATacgaacaacaacgaaaaattaCATAAGTTTTTAAAGGTAAGTAATGTTTTCTGTTACTATTTTCTAGattatatataaaattattacttTTAGAACCATTATTGGCGATGTTACGCTCGGTCAGCACAAAGGTAACGCCCGTGCTACTTGGCGCGGTGGCCGTGAACGTCAGCACCGGTGCAGACAAACCGAAACCAAAggaagaaccaaacaaaatggtttGCAAACCTTCCGAACTACCACTTTATCGACCGCTCAACCAAAAGATTGATTGCGAATGTCAGCATCGTAAAACCGCACCAACGGGACCAGCGCCCATGCTAGAAGAAGGATTCCGCACTATCCGTTTACAGGTGCAGGAAGCATCGAAGCTAGTGGAGGATCAAAAGAAGCAAATCGTTGATCTGTACGAACAAggaaagaagcaaacgaagTGTAAGTACTAGAtactatttaattaaaacaaatactaaCAAAATTGGTCATTTCTTAACCGGATTCAGTTGTACACGATTATCTGCATCAGGAAGACAACACAATGCCACGTGTAGGAGCAATCGCGATCGGTGGCTTGGCAGGTCTTATATTCGGTCTGCGCGGAGGCTTCTTCAAGCGTGTGATCTATACATCGATCGGTGCCGGTGGTGTTGCTTCCATCTGTTACCCACAGGAAGCGGAAATGTACGCGCAGCACGGTTTGGTTGAAGCGAAAAAGTATGCCACGATCGGGTACAACTTTGTGTACGGCGTAAAGCCGGGCGACAAGCAACTGGAATTGCCAACCATCCCGTCCAATTTGGGTGAACTAAAAGACAGTGTATCGGGGCTGGCAAAATCCGCTTACGAGGCAGTATTCCCAGAGAAGAAATGAATCCGTTAGTGGACTACGCGTGACTGTTTCCCTTCCCTTGTGATTCGTGATATCGGTTGGTGTAGAAAATTGATACCGTGTCGTGCATGTTACtggtgaaaataaatcactaaGATCTAGGAGCGAAGTGTGTATTGTTCGTTGTTCGTTGATGTTGGTAGTTAAGAAATGGATAGGAGATTCGACAAAAGTAATCACTACGGTTATCTGGTACAAAAGCGAAGAATATTAGAAGCAAcgctttatttaaaatatcatgATTTAGTGATCAAAGAGTAGTAAAGATTAGAATTCGATTAAACATCTTTAGTACTTATCACTAATGAAGTATCGTAATGAAGAATCAACGAAATTCCATCGTATTGCTAGTTTTCGTCCTGAAACGTTAAACTTTTCAGATAAAACACGTTGCGGGAATACTTACCTTTAAACGCTTCTAGCTAATCGATATCCTTTCGAATGATTAAAAGTATCCTCTTCAATAACTGAAACACAATTTTCACTGTTTTCTAGCATTTCTGTACAATCAAtcaagattatttttatttattgtattcCGTTcccgttttgttgttgtttctgctgcatttttactttcctttatagttttttttttgttttaaatcgttGCTGACAAAAGAGGCCGCCTGTAAGCTTTCAGCTATGATGTCGTTCTTGCTACGGACATAAGAAATAAACCAATCCATGCAATCGAATCGAAATAATCGTACCACACTTCGTTTTTTCCCACATATGTAAACCACCCACCCCGATCATCATGGATGGGTCATAGGGTCCGCGGGAGGCTTtcgtattgtttattttatacagCAAAAAGCAGTATTTTATCGAATATTTGGacgtttggtgtgtttgttgcACTGAGCAAACATTCACTGTGCCGTTTAGCAGCCGCCTTAAACCTTTCCTTCGGTTGTTCCGATCGCTTCATCGGACACTAGTTGAGATGCTCAAAGTAATTCGTCACTCGTCGGTTTTCCACATCGTGTATCGGAACCGGTTGTGAATTACATTGTAAACGGGCCGATTTCTCACCCGGTACAACCGTAAGCTGACGCAGCTCCACCTGAAATTAGAcggtgaaaataaataagcttgAGTTacccaaaacttggtgggaacggaaatttattttttacatacattttgACCAACCTCCACGATTGGATACTGAGGCAGCTCAATCGAGCCCTTCGTCAGGACGAACGAATTAATCCATTGACAGTCGATGTATACCGTTACGAAGCCACCATTCCGGCCACTGTCGGGAAACATCGTAAATTACCAATTAGTAAATCATCCATAATCACCCTTCGAAGTAACTGTCCTGTACGGGGACagatggttttttgtgtgcgagTGGTCGTAACCGGTCATTTGTCTTACCTTAGTGCCAGCGAATGCCAATCACCATCGCGTAAGGTGAGTTTGCCCGATCGTACAGGTAGCATTTCGGAGAGGCCGTATTTTTCCTGCAACACCCGTATCCCGCCGTGCCCATCGGTTTCGAAATTTATCGACAAACTTGAACCGGTCGTTAGCTTGGAGCGTACGGAAAAAATGTGACCACTGATTGGGCGGACTGTAGACGAAGGATCCGACTCGTTGCCATCGTTCACGTGCTGGTCAGGGTGACCACTATATCCAGTGGCCGGTTGAGTGGCAGTGTGCTGGGGTTGCAGTACCAATATACGGGTTACCAATCGTTACCATCCGGTGTGGCAAAGTTTCATCCGTCGGTCGTGCAAGATAAATGAAGACAAATAAACTATTGAATGGAAAGTTTTCACGGGACAATCATGGAAACATGGTGGATAGAAAAATGGAGTTCGCTAGCTAGTTGGAATTAGCGAACAAAAAACGGTCTGGTGATGCATTATCTATACCGTTTTTATTCCACAAATTTAAGTTCAAATCGTTTTATATCAAACACAAAAGAGAATAAATACAGTAGTCTTCACTGCAAATAAAGCATTTAATTGGTTTATGAATcgttcacaaaacaaaaattaaaacacataaatgCCCAACAATTCACAAAAAAGGTTCACATCTAATAACAACTCATTAGAGTTTGGAGAATGTTATCCTTCCAAAAGAGTAACTCCTCTCGGGGAATAAAATGTGTGTCTATCATTATGTTTATTGATGTCAGGAGGATATCAACCTACGCCAAGTCTACCAGTTCTCCCCAGAACAGAACAAACTTTGTTTCTACTAAACATCAAAAGTTTACCATTTGACCGGCACTGAATCATCTGTGCCGGTAAACCAGTGTGGGGCCCACCAGTGCCATGCCCACCAGTGTGCTGAACCAGTTAGCGATCAATTTAATGGTGGTTTTATCGTGTTGGTCAAAGTGAAAACTTTCCACTTCTGTGATTTGATACCCGTATTAGCTCCGGTTATTGGAATTGCTTTTCCATGTACACGTTATCGATTTTGCGCCTTCACGTTCATCTTCTATAAAGGGTCTGTGTTTTATgagttacaaaaacaaaaaaaaagataacggCACTAACAGATGGAAAACGGTtttcgctttgctttgctGAATAAAAATCGGTGTTTAGATAGTTGTATGCGGGTTATGTGCTATGGCCATCTGGTTCGGTTGCTCCTTTGCACTTGTCAgtgaataaatttcaaacttgTTCAAGCCATATGGAAAGAGTTGCTGATAGTGTTTGCACGTAGTATTTGATAATTAATATGTCAAACAAAATCTAGATCAGAGTTTGAGAAACTTGCTTCAAGAACTTTGGTTGATCTAAACCAACTTTTATTACTTAGGTTTATTATTGAAAGGTTTCTGTGACTGCTTTCTGCTGGGTAAGGCAAACTATTTTCAACGATGTAACTTTTCCTGTGCAATTAAATCCAGACAAAACtttctttgtgtgtgattGATCAATACACTCGATATCACTTACTTCCAGGAACTGGACTGTTTTGAAgagtaattaaatttgtttgctCTAAGAATCATTCTATTGTCTGCCCGATCATAACTGTTAAGTAGCACCAAAACCAAAGTGAATTATATCCTAGTTTAAGTCTTTAATAGTTGTAAACAATACTGGTTCTTcgcgaattaaaaaaaaggaagaaatttagGGTAATTcgcagaaaagaaaaggtttttaaataatactcTCTTTTGTACCTAAATTaccatttgttttcattaggCAGCGTTTTatggtgtttgttgttgctttagttttaaattattttacaaactttGTTATTAAACAACAGtgcatttctttttcaaaccttattttatttctccaCATCGAACGGCTTTCTGAATTTTAGTACTAAGAAAACATAGTACGAAAGAGTTAACACTAATCCTGGTGCGCATCCGTTTGCATACATTTCGGCTGATTAAATGAACATAACTTAACATTAACAATTAAACAtaacattaatttaatcacataaacaacaacaccgCGGGCGGgccgccagtccacacggccggaccgggttcaaatcccatccggaccgtctccccgtagcaaggactgactatccggctacgtggtaaaaataagtctagtaagccagaaatggccgacgtgacctgtaaggtcgttaagccaagaagaagaagaagaaaacacattaaaatcaCGATATTAAATAGGTATGCACAAACATACTACAAAAGTTTATATCAATCGAAATAACAACACTTTCAAACACAAAGATTGCAAAtaataggattttttttcgctttctaaGCTGCCGAAAACTAAAGCAGTTTCCCTACTTTAGACTTTACAAAGACATCGATTCACACACATACTTACCTTTATGCGCAAACTCATCATTAGGGTAAAGTTTTGATCTAGCTGATTGATCTGATAGTTGATTCGATCGTCGATCGCTTCATCCCAGGTCCTCCAGTGATAGTTGTGTGTCAGTGCCGTCAACAAATTAATTACACCTTGTGATAATGGATAAAACAACGAAATAAAGCTTATGTAGTGCATCACTCATCAACGAATGTTTTGCCATTATATCACTTAAAACTTCAGAATGAGCTACTACAACAAGttgtaaaaaagaaatgttaaactagcaatataataaaaacaacctCATAGAGTGATTTTCACCTCACAGAAGTGTGGTGTTTGAAGTGAAACCATTTtagggggatttttttttctcaacaatCCTAGTGGCGCCAACATGACGCCATTGAAGCACTGTCCCATTTATAGTCCGTTTAGTGGCGGAAGCGTAATCCCGCATAAAGTTATGGTGGCTTTCGAAAACCGTCATCTGCAGATCCGTAATGTTTACCGTACTACCACTACACCCCTGGGTCGATACGCATCCCGGCAAACACCGACCGATGAAGCTTATGTCCGTCATAAAACTCCAAACCAAAACGCCATACAAacgcgcacacaaacacccatTTCGAGTGCCCGAACGGGGAGGAGGAAAAAGTACActgttaaaagaaataaatggcACATTTCTGTCGAGAGTACGTGTGCATGATGGGATATTGGCGAGAGGTttatacatgtttttttgttttcaagaggaaaaaaaggtgagATTCTTCAACCTATACGTTCCTGTACCCATACGATGAAAGGTGATAAATCAAAGAGCAAGACAAACAAAAGCCACAACAACAGCCATCGAAGGTAAGgctgaagaaataaaagaaaaaagaaagctccAACGAGACGAGACGAGCCAGTTTTATGTTTGCCATCAAATTTATGCACCATGCACCCGGTTTTGTGGCccggaaaaacaaacgaatgtcTACGGATATGGTAGATATTGAAGCTGGTTTTACACCGCCACCATTTCCACCTGTTTTCGCTGGTTGGATAAAAGATTGAAGAGGAAACAATGCACCGCAAAGCATTAGCATCTTACCGGTGCACTCGAACATGTTGCAGTTCCGCTGCTCGATATTGTGACCCTCGCAGACAGGGTGCCACGTGCCCTCGCCATCGGCAGTCTCATCCGGTTGCCGATTATGATGCGTCTTCTCGGCATCAGATTCCGCAACCAACCGTTCGTGTAGTGGAACGGATTTATCTTGCACCGTGGGCGTCCACCGGGAAACGGATTCTGATGAAATGGGTTCGCTGGTTGAAGGGTTCATTATTATGCTCTTTTCATTAACCTTTTCCAGGAACTTCATTCTGCGTTCCTTTTCACCCGTCaccatttgttttgattggcgttttcttttcccctttCCATCACCATCGTCCGCGAACGATGAGTGGCGAGcgacgatggagacgcctggtaacGCACCGTACCGAACTGGCTGCGTACGTTCGAGTGTGGTAGGGTTGGGCGGGTTTTCAATTTCACTGTTTAAAACATTGCGCCGGTGTCGCGTGGTAGCAACCGAAGGTTTTACCACCGGTGGTATG
Proteins encoded in this window:
- the LOC125764353 gene encoding MICOS complex subunit MIC27; the protein is MLRSVSTKVTPVLLGAVAVNVSTGADKPKPKEEPNKMVCKPSELPLYRPLNQKIDCECQHRKTAPTGPAPMLEEGFRTIRLQVQEASKLVEDQKKQIVDLYEQGKKQTKFVHDYLHQEDNTMPRVGAIAIGGLAGLIFGLRGGFFKRVIYTSIGAGGVASICYPQEAEMYAQHGLVEAKKYATIGYNFVYGVKPGDKQLELPTIPSNLGELKDSVSGLAKSAYEAVFPEKK